In the Sandaracinus amylolyticus genome, TCGTCGTCCAGCAGGCCGACAACCGGCGCGACGAGCCGGTGGACGTGTTCCTGTGGGACCTGCGCGAGGAGCGCCAGCTGCTGCGCGCGCGGGTGCAGGCGCGCGGGATCCTGCTCCCGGTGCGGCTGCGCTTCGACGGAGTGCCGCCCGCACCGCCGGCCGACGGCCACCCCCAGATGCGCAGCGGCGGCGCGCACGACTGCTCGATCGCGGCGCAGATCAAGGCGCTCACCGGCGAGGCCCCGCTGACGGTCGAGAGCGGCGACGTGCTCGAGCGCCGCATGGAGGAGCAGCAGGCCGAGGACGCGCCCGCCGAGGGCAGCGCAGCGCCGGCCGAGGGCAGCGCAGCGCCCGCCGAAGGAGCGCCCGCCGAGCCCGCACCGGGAAGCGCGCCCGCGCCCTGAGCCGTCATTCACCGCGTGCGTCTCCACGAGCCCACCATCGCGAGCAGCGAGCTGCGCCCCACCCACCTCGAGGTGGATCTGGCGCAGCTCGTCGCGAACTACCGCGCGATCCAGGCCCACGTCGGCGCCGCGCGCGTGATGCCGATCCTCAAGGCCAACGCGTACGGCCACGGCCTCGTGGAGGTCGCGCGCACGCTCGAGTCGATCGGCGCGCCGATGATCGGCGTCGCGTACCTCGAGGAGGGCATCCGCCTGCGCGAAGAGGGCGTGCGGATGCCGGTGCTCGTGCTCGGCGGGATCGTGGGCGAGCAGATCCCGCTCTTCCTCGACCACGACCTCACGCTCTGCGCGTCGTCGATCGACAAGCTTCGCGCGATCGAGTCGTGCGCCGAGTCGAAGAAGGTGCGCGCCAAGGTGCACCTGAAGATCGACACCGGCATGGAGCGCATCGGCGTGCACTGGTACAGCGCCGAGGGCCTGCTCGATGCGTCGCTCGGGTGCCGTCACGTCGACGTCGAGGGCGTGTTCACGCACTTCGCAAACGCCGACGAGGGCGACCTCGGACACGCGCGCCTGCAGCTCGAGCGCTTCCACGAGGTGTTGCGCTTCTACGAGCGCCGATCGATCGCGCCGCCGATCCGCCATGCCGCGAACTCGGGCGCGATCCTCGCGCTGCCCGAGAGCCACTTCGACATGGTGCGCCCCGGGATCTTGTTCTACGGCGCGCGCCCTTCGCCCTTCGTGCCCGACCTCGTCCCGGTGCGGGGCGCGCTGCGATGGGTCACGCGCGTCGTCTACTTCAAGGTCGTGAAGCCGGGGCACTCGGTGAGCTACGGCTCGACGTGGACGCCCTCGGACATGACGCGCGTCGTGACGCTGCCGGTGGGCTACGGCGACGGCTACACGCGCGCGCTCTCGAACCGCGCCGAGGTGATCCTGCGCGGTGCGCGACACCCGGTCGTCGGACGCGTGTGCATGGATCAGCTGATGGTCAGCATCGGCTGGGGCACCGCGTACAACGGCGACGAGGTCGTGCTGCTCGGGCGCGACGGCGATCACGAGATCACGGTGGAAGAGCTCGCGGCGTGGGCGGGCACGATCCCCCACGAGATCCTGGTCAGCATCAACACCCGGGTGCCTCGCGTGTATCGATGATCGAGTAGCCTCTTCGCGCGATGCGAAGACGCTCTCACTGGGCCTGGGGCTGGGCGGATCGATTCCCCGATCGCGATGCGAGGCGCGCGATCGGCGAGCAGGTGCGCGCGATCACGTCGTTCGACGTGAAGGACGTGCACGAGCCCATCGCGCTCGATGCGATCACGATGCCGACACCGCGCATCGACGCGCCTCCCACGCTCGCGGAGATCGCGTCGATCGATCACGAGGACCGTGCGCTGCACACGCGCGGTCGCTCGTATCGCGACGTGGTGCGCGGGTTCCACGGCGACTTCGCGAGCGCGCCCGATCTCGTGATGCGCCCGCGCGACGAGCGCGAGGTCGAGGCCGTGCTCGACTGGGCGTCGGACGCGCGCGTCGCGGTGATCCCGTTCGGCGGCGGCACCAGCGTGGTCGGCGGTGTCGAGCTCGAGGAGCGTCGCGATGCGTACGCGGGCGTGGTGTCGCTCGATCTCGGCGCGATGACGCGCGTGCTCGAGGTCGACGCGACGTCGCGCGCGGCGCGCATCCAAGCGGGCGCGACGGGACCGCAGCTCGAGTCGCAGCTCGCGCAGCACGGCGTGTCGATGCGCTGCTATCCGCAGTCGTACGAGCACTCGACGCTCGGTGGATGGATCGCGACGCGCGCCGGCGGGCACTTCGCGACGGTCTACACCCACGTCGACGATCTCGTGGAGTCGATGCGCGTGGTGACGCCGCGCGGTCTGATCGAGACGCGCCGACTGCCGGCGTCGGGCGCGGGGCCGAGCCCCGATCGCCTGATGCTCGGGAGCGAAGGGATCTTCGGCGTGATCACCGACGCGTGGGTGCGCGTGCAGGTGCGTCCGACGTTCCGCGCGAGCGCGAGCGTGAAGTTCACGAGCTACGAGCGCGCCGTCGACGCGACGCGCGCGATCGCGCAGTCGGGGCTCTTCCCGTCGAACTGTCGCCTCCTCGATCAGCGCGAGGCGATGATGAACGGCGTCGCGATGGGCGCGTCGGTGCTCGTGCTGGGCTTCGAGTCCGCGGATCATCCGCTCGAGGCGTGGATGGAGCGCGCGCTCTCGATCGCGCGCGCGCAGGGCGGTGAGTCGGAGGGCGCGAGCTATCGCTCGGGCGCGGGCAGCGCCGACGACGCGGCAGGCCGATGGCGTCAGGCGTTCCTCGATGCGCCGTACCTGCAGAGCTCGCTGGTGAGCCTGGGGATGATCGCGGACACGTTCGAGACCGCGTGCACCTGGGATCGCTTCGCGACGCTGCACGCCGCGGTGGTGCGCGCGGTGCGCGACGCGAGCGCGCGCGTGTGCGGCGCGAAAGCCCTCGTGAGCTGCCGCTTCACGCACGTCTATCCCGACGGCCCCGCGCCCTACTACACGTTCGTCGCGCCCGCGACGCGCGGTCGCGAGCTCGAGCAGTGGACCGAGATCAAGCGCGCCGCGAGCGACGCGCTGATGGCCCACGGCGCGACGATCACCCACCACCACGCGGTCGGCCGGCTCCATCGCCCGTGGTACGAGCAGGAGCGCCCGAGTCTCTTCGAGCACGTGCTGCGCGCAACCAAGCGCGAGCTCGACCCGGCGGGGATCCTCAACCCGGGTGTGCTGCTCGCCTGACACGCTCTCAGGAGCTTCGGAGAGAAGGGGTTCCGCTAAGGAGAGCAGGAGGGACAGGAGCGAGGGAGAACCACCTCTCTCCCCTCCTGCCTTCCTAACTTCCTGCTTTCCTTAGAAATTCCGAATCCCGCTCTCCTCGGATTCCTGGCTTCCCGAGAGCTCTCGGATCGTGACCATGCGCATGAGGTCACGAGTCAGAATTCTCACGACGTGACCATGCGTATGAGGTCACGAGTCAGAATTCTCGCCTTCGACCACTTCGCCCAGTGGTCGGGAGTCAGAATTCTCGCGTTCGACCACTTCGCCCAGTGGTCGGGAGTCAGAATTCTCGCGCAAGTGACCATGCGTATGAGGTCACGAGTCACAATTTATCGATCCGTGACCATGCGTATGAGGTCACGAGCCACAATTTATCGATCCGACCACTGACCTCAGTGGGCGACGGTCAGACGCCAGCGATCGCGATGACGTCGATGGAGGACGAGGTCACTCGTCAGCGCATCGCGAAGAACGCGGCCGCCAGCACCAGCAGCACCAGCACTCCGACGCCTGCCGCGATGCCCAGCATCGCGAGCGACTTGCCCGGCGACGCGTCGGCCTCGGGCGCGTGCTGCATCGAGGGCGGCGGCGCGATCGGCTGCGGAGGCACGTGAGTGAGCCCGCTGATCCATGCCGCGGGCGTCGGGAGCGCTTCGAGCGCGGCGAGCATCTCGGGCGCGTTCGCGAAACGATCGCTCGGCTTCTTCGCGAGCGCGCGCTGCACGATCTGCTCGAGCGCCGGCAGCACCGTGAGCCCCTCGCGCTTGGTCGAGAGCGGCGGCACCGGCTCGAGCAGGTGCGCCTTGAGCATCTCGTGCTGGCTCTCGACCTCGAACGGCCACGAGCCGGTGAGCATCTCGAAGAGCATCACGCCGAACGAGTAGACGTCGCTGCGCGCGTCGACCGGCGTGCCCGTCGCTTGCTCGGGCGACATGTACGCGGGGCTTCCGAACACCGCGCCCTGCATCGTGAGCTTCTTCG is a window encoding:
- the alr gene encoding alanine racemase, whose product is MRLHEPTIASSELRPTHLEVDLAQLVANYRAIQAHVGAARVMPILKANAYGHGLVEVARTLESIGAPMIGVAYLEEGIRLREEGVRMPVLVLGGIVGEQIPLFLDHDLTLCASSIDKLRAIESCAESKKVRAKVHLKIDTGMERIGVHWYSAEGLLDASLGCRHVDVEGVFTHFANADEGDLGHARLQLERFHEVLRFYERRSIAPPIRHAANSGAILALPESHFDMVRPGILFYGARPSPFVPDLVPVRGALRWVTRVVYFKVVKPGHSVSYGSTWTPSDMTRVVTLPVGYGDGYTRALSNRAEVILRGARHPVVGRVCMDQLMVSIGWGTAYNGDEVVLLGRDGDHEITVEELAAWAGTIPHEILVSINTRVPRVYR
- a CDS encoding FAD-binding oxidoreductase, giving the protein MRRRSHWAWGWADRFPDRDARRAIGEQVRAITSFDVKDVHEPIALDAITMPTPRIDAPPTLAEIASIDHEDRALHTRGRSYRDVVRGFHGDFASAPDLVMRPRDEREVEAVLDWASDARVAVIPFGGGTSVVGGVELEERRDAYAGVVSLDLGAMTRVLEVDATSRAARIQAGATGPQLESQLAQHGVSMRCYPQSYEHSTLGGWIATRAGGHFATVYTHVDDLVESMRVVTPRGLIETRRLPASGAGPSPDRLMLGSEGIFGVITDAWVRVQVRPTFRASASVKFTSYERAVDATRAIAQSGLFPSNCRLLDQREAMMNGVAMGASVLVLGFESADHPLEAWMERALSIARAQGGESEGASYRSGAGSADDAAGRWRQAFLDAPYLQSSLVSLGMIADTFETACTWDRFATLHAAVVRAVRDASARVCGAKALVSCRFTHVYPDGPAPYYTFVAPATRGRELEQWTEIKRAASDALMAHGATITHHHAVGRLHRPWYEQERPSLFEHVLRATKRELDPAGILNPGVLLA